A single Crateriforma conspicua DNA region contains:
- a CDS encoding cadherin domain-containing protein, with translation MNRTPDTTGIWQTIVSHGESVSGRGRRYLQRTQCRLGLWWDRNRPDPGLRLVRSSKPQIHRPILAPMTALEPRILYSATPLPVMPDAGVDPTEMVVEVAEVQSTNDGSANGTDNTSSESIHDLAQSSGEQIVFVDSSVSDYQTLIGDLAPETHVFVLDGDSDGVDQITRILDGRHNVGSIHIVSHGEDGTLRLGNAVLSADRLDAYAGTLSSWEDSLTSDADILLYGCDLASSADGRTLIESMATLTGADIAASDDDTGHQDFSGDWELEYTSGRIETDVFASQAVQDQWKGKLATITVDTFDDVVASDGLTSLREAVQQANADGGSNQIVLGSGTYTLDDLANGTLTITSDITFIGVSATDTLIDAEGLGTRPFTIQSGSDVLFRSLSITGGGADQGGAVMSMAGSSLTMRDVELYQNQASQFGGAIHSAGSLQLERVTIAENSAGAQGGAIYVNGGTANLSNVTISGNAAHQSAGAILNNGGNVTLTNSTVADNSTGIDNEGAAVTQLKNTILDNAGQNAADTLTSLGYNIDSDGSAGLSGTGDQNNVDPNLGSLDHYGGGVRTHSLHSTSTAIDNGTSAGAVTLDGRRFARDTDIDIGAFEYQAQINVNPTTSGTQTTDGEDKGVAQAVDIAADGSFVVVWSSDGQDSSGYGVYARRFDANGIALTDEILVNQTTADFQGWAMVASEADGDFVVTWTSSNQDGTDRSVYARRFNADGTAKDGEFRVNTHSSDSQLASSVDVDAGNDFVVTWYGSGPEGYGIYARRYASNGNALDAQEFRVTTGAIVVSPDPMVSTNSSGQFAIIAETTGNIYVNRYNEDGSRIGSEIGVETNILSVADQAVIALHDDGSFVVGWHQNNNIYARRYNASGNLIGSQFTVNSTTSGPQSEVSLSMDDSGNFMFTWTGEGTGDTDGVFAQRYDASGNALGGETLINYTTTGNQSRASVAMLSPTQYVVVWSGDGPGDTDGVYARQIGPASGENTTPNPDAGGAYAIDEGESLTLDASSSSDPDGTITQYQWDLNLDGVYGDVVTDSPTISWADLSTLWGIDDGAVGGTDYVIGLRVTDDSGDYRTDFATVTVTDVAPEIHATGTTTVEAGETYTLYFYANDDGDDTITSWTINWGDGHIDTVAGTESTASHAYHQNGGFHNILISATDEDGNWHAAGSWVTSSAANPNDAVYEIDTTTGLVVGGPIGGTQLSSPGAIAIGPDGLLYVGSFGSQTVLRFDPETGSMVDTFVNDSNLNQVAGIAWGPDGNLYVASHGTGEIHRYDGETGARIDASNAPFISGLSGPIGLVFHNDGNLYVSNYNDNTIRRYDAATGAPVGGGTFVASGTLDGPEFMAFGNDDYLYVASYNDDSVYRFDESGNLVDAGAYISGGGLDGPVGVSFGPDGLLYVTGENSSDIRRYDTSGPSAVFVDVFTDNASASDFRTLVFTPSHQVQVTESGASGKLWFSSTGNGSTTTLPSWTKGSVVEFGGSGLSFDPTGDPADTTAGEFAEVFDIDSFASGEDVDGLHFVEKDITIGGDSYPAFDLQSGDVLFSTKGSPTLTSTNSITVGKEDVVVFRPDSPGDYSSGTFTILLEDPMGQDLRGISLVESEMEFADGQTLAAGTFVFVTSGGSQDSNVYYYQVDDVGEATTGGTSGLLINGADINISDKLYGVEIIEKTTTIGGHTFQEGQILLALDSAGDVGSNTLSAEANDVFVLDVTQTALAGTTQATATKLLDGSDVELGDSNESIDAIALLRVANRPTDIQVSNDNIDENVNTSGGHVVGTLSAVDPSLTDTHTFEVVGGVDESKFSVSGSNLVLTDGILDYEAQTQYNVVVKVTDSDGNELLKSLTIDVNNLNDVVPVVDANQSFSVSETANVGTSLGFITATDPDGTLQNWIMSSGNDHGLFGLNSSTGELTVVNNVNLDHEFQATYTLTIMVQDGQNTSSSQTVTVNVLDANDTVPVINPGQTFGVSESASNGTAVGNATATDSDGTLQGWTITAGNGNGIFAINASSGQITIADNTNLDHESADSYTLTLQVSDGANTSATQTITINVTDVNDVVPVIDAGQTFTVAENVADNHVVGTATATDSDGTLQGWTITAGNGDGIFAINASSGQITIADNSNLDHESTDSYTLTLQVSDGANTSATQTVTINVTDVNDVVPVINPGQTFAVSESASNGTAVGNATATDSDGTLQGWTITAGNGDGIFAINASSGQITIADNSNLDHESTDSYTLTLQVSDGANTSATQTVTINVTDVNDVVPVIDAGQTFTVAENVADNHVVGTATATDSDGTLQGWTITAGNGDGIFAINASSGQITIADNTNLDHESTDSYTLTLQVSDGTNTSATQTITINVTDVNDVVPVIDAGQTFTVAENVADNHVVGTATATDSDGTLQGWTITAGNGDGIFAINASSGQITIADNTNLDHESTDSYTLTLQVNDGTNTSATQTVTINVTDVNDVVPVIDAGQTFTVAENVADNHVVGTATATDSDGTLQGWTITAGNGDGIFAINAGSGQITIADNSNLDHESTDSYTLTLQVSDGANTSATQTITINVTDVNDVVPVIDAGQTFTVAENVADNHVVGTATATDSDGTLQGWTITAGNGDGIFAINASSGQITIADNTNLDHESTDSYTLTLQVSDGANTSATQTITINVTDVNDVVPVIDAGQTFTVAENVADNHVVGTATATDPDGTLQGWTVTAGNGDGIFAINAGSGQITIADNSNLDHESTDSYTLTLQVSDGANTSATQTITINVTDVNDVVPVIDAGQTFTVAENVADNHVVGTVTATDSDGTLQGWTITAGNGDGIFAINASSGQITIADNTDLDHESTDSYTLTLQVSDGANTSATQTVTINVTDVNDVVPVIDAGQTFTVAENVADNHVVGTATATDSDGTLQGWTITAGNGDGIFAINASSGQITIADNTNLDHESTDSYTLTLQVSDGANTSATQTITINVTDVNEAATGTPGITGSAMTGQTLSVDMSSVSDPEGIQSEAFQWYADGVSLIGQTGSTITLNAAHVGKAISVSVVVTDNTGNTESALSSNPTTPVGLTNAAPTDIVISGSQIQEGVDGDVLGAISVVDPDVIDTHVWSVDDGRFEIAAGQLRLKAGQSIDYDVESTLFLTVSVTDRGGSGATYTETIRVDVQESLIILPPALTLTSEPDPDPEPADASEDPGESNESADAEEVAEEKADEAETAEAESSDSESSDSESVSSQAMIRQDDGATADPSGEGNANGAVVDVLQLQFTDAQTSGDVQRTNVRGEGDSRGSSSDNPNGDGDENSSIDFALASTLGGETEMRQWKAMDQLRDDLLGDVQYESIVVGFAVSTAVAVSIGQAVWVVNAGYLASSALFVLPAWRTLDPLPVLDTMDGKFDNDDESLDSILDDPADAGE, from the coding sequence ATGAACCGCACTCCCGACACGACCGGAATTTGGCAGACGATTGTCAGCCACGGAGAATCCGTGTCTGGGCGCGGCCGGCGATATTTACAGCGGACCCAGTGTCGGTTGGGCTTGTGGTGGGATCGCAATCGCCCCGACCCCGGCTTGCGGCTGGTTCGATCCAGCAAACCACAAATTCACCGACCGATCCTTGCCCCGATGACCGCGCTGGAGCCGCGGATCTTGTACTCCGCCACGCCGCTTCCCGTCATGCCCGATGCGGGTGTCGACCCGACGGAGATGGTGGTCGAAGTCGCCGAGGTCCAGTCAACCAACGACGGTTCGGCAAACGGAACCGACAACACTTCATCCGAATCGATTCATGACCTGGCCCAATCGTCGGGCGAGCAGATCGTGTTCGTTGATTCCAGTGTTTCCGATTATCAAACCCTGATCGGCGATTTGGCCCCGGAAACGCACGTGTTCGTTTTGGACGGCGATTCCGACGGCGTCGACCAGATCACTCGTATTTTGGACGGTCGGCACAACGTTGGGTCGATCCACATCGTTTCACACGGTGAAGACGGCACGTTGCGTCTGGGCAACGCCGTGCTTTCGGCCGACCGGTTGGACGCTTACGCGGGCACGTTATCGTCCTGGGAAGATTCGTTGACATCCGACGCCGACATTCTGTTGTACGGATGTGATTTGGCTTCCAGCGCCGACGGCCGCACGCTGATCGAATCAATGGCCACGCTGACCGGTGCCGACATCGCCGCCAGTGATGACGACACCGGTCACCAAGACTTCTCGGGCGACTGGGAACTGGAATACACGTCCGGCCGAATCGAAACGGATGTGTTTGCCAGCCAAGCCGTTCAAGACCAATGGAAAGGAAAACTGGCGACGATCACCGTCGACACGTTTGACGACGTGGTCGCGTCGGACGGTTTGACGTCGCTGCGTGAAGCCGTCCAGCAAGCCAATGCCGACGGCGGAAGCAATCAGATTGTCCTGGGCAGTGGCACCTACACACTGGACGATCTGGCCAACGGCACTTTGACGATCACCAGCGACATCACGTTCATCGGCGTTTCAGCAACGGACACCCTGATCGACGCCGAAGGTCTGGGCACGCGACCGTTCACGATTCAATCTGGCTCGGACGTTCTTTTTCGAAGCCTGTCGATCACCGGCGGTGGGGCAGATCAGGGTGGGGCGGTGATGTCGATGGCCGGTTCGTCATTGACCATGCGAGACGTCGAACTTTATCAAAACCAAGCGTCCCAATTCGGCGGTGCGATTCATTCCGCCGGCTCGCTTCAGCTGGAACGCGTGACGATCGCCGAAAACTCTGCGGGCGCGCAGGGTGGGGCAATCTATGTCAACGGCGGTACCGCCAACCTGTCGAACGTGACGATCAGCGGCAACGCCGCCCACCAGTCGGCCGGCGCGATTCTGAACAACGGCGGCAATGTCACGTTGACCAACAGCACGGTCGCCGACAACAGCACCGGCATCGACAACGAGGGCGCCGCAGTCACCCAATTGAAGAACACCATCCTGGACAATGCCGGCCAAAACGCCGCCGACACGTTGACCAGCCTGGGATACAACATCGACAGCGATGGATCGGCCGGATTATCGGGCACCGGTGATCAAAACAACGTCGATCCGAATCTGGGTTCCTTGGATCACTATGGCGGCGGCGTGAGAACGCATTCGCTGCACAGCACCAGCACGGCCATCGACAACGGCACCTCCGCGGGAGCCGTCACACTGGACGGACGCCGTTTTGCCAGAGACACCGACATCGACATCGGTGCCTTCGAGTATCAAGCCCAAATCAACGTCAACCCAACCACATCGGGAACCCAAACCACCGATGGGGAAGACAAAGGGGTGGCACAAGCGGTCGATATCGCGGCAGACGGTTCTTTCGTCGTCGTATGGTCGTCCGACGGACAAGATTCATCGGGCTACGGCGTCTACGCCAGACGCTTTGATGCCAACGGGATCGCCCTGACCGACGAAATCTTGGTCAATCAAACGACCGCAGATTTCCAAGGCTGGGCGATGGTGGCCAGCGAAGCCGACGGTGACTTTGTCGTGACTTGGACAAGTTCCAATCAAGACGGAACGGATCGCAGCGTCTATGCCAGGCGATTCAACGCCGACGGCACAGCAAAGGATGGTGAATTCCGAGTCAACACTCATAGCTCCGATTCCCAATTAGCATCTTCCGTCGACGTCGATGCGGGAAACGACTTTGTCGTCACCTGGTATGGAAGCGGACCGGAGGGCTACGGAATTTACGCCCGTCGCTATGCGTCCAATGGCAATGCTTTGGATGCTCAAGAATTCCGTGTGACCACCGGAGCCATTGTTGTTTCTCCTGACCCGATGGTCAGCACCAACAGCAGCGGGCAATTCGCCATCATTGCCGAAACCACCGGAAATATTTACGTCAATCGATACAACGAAGACGGCAGTCGAATCGGCAGCGAAATTGGCGTTGAGACCAACATCCTGAGTGTTGCGGACCAAGCAGTGATCGCGTTGCACGACGACGGATCCTTTGTGGTCGGCTGGCACCAAAACAATAACATCTATGCGCGACGGTACAACGCATCAGGCAATCTGATTGGATCCCAATTCACGGTCAATTCCACAACCTCCGGTCCACAATCCGAAGTTTCCCTATCGATGGACGATTCAGGAAACTTCATGTTTACCTGGACCGGCGAAGGAACGGGCGACACTGATGGCGTGTTCGCGCAGCGTTACGATGCCTCGGGCAACGCGTTGGGCGGCGAAACGCTGATCAACTACACGACCACTGGAAATCAAAGCCGGGCATCGGTCGCCATGCTGAGCCCGACGCAATACGTCGTCGTCTGGTCGGGCGATGGTCCCGGTGACACCGACGGCGTCTATGCGCGACAAATCGGTCCGGCGTCGGGCGAAAACACCACGCCCAATCCGGATGCCGGTGGTGCCTATGCCATCGATGAAGGTGAATCGCTGACCCTGGACGCATCATCGTCGTCCGATCCCGACGGAACCATCACCCAGTATCAGTGGGACTTAAACCTGGACGGCGTGTATGGCGACGTGGTCACCGACAGTCCCACCATCAGCTGGGCGGACTTGTCGACCTTGTGGGGAATCGACGATGGAGCGGTCGGCGGAACCGATTACGTCATCGGATTGCGTGTGACCGATGACAGCGGCGACTATCGAACCGACTTTGCCACCGTCACCGTGACCGATGTTGCACCGGAGATTCACGCGACGGGGACCACCACCGTGGAAGCCGGCGAAACCTATACGCTGTATTTCTATGCGAACGATGACGGCGATGACACCATCACAAGCTGGACGATCAACTGGGGCGACGGGCACATCGATACGGTTGCCGGAACCGAATCGACGGCCTCACACGCCTATCATCAAAACGGTGGCTTCCACAACATCCTGATCAGCGCCACCGACGAAGACGGAAACTGGCATGCCGCGGGCAGTTGGGTGACCAGCAGTGCGGCCAACCCTAATGACGCAGTCTATGAAATCGACACGACCACGGGTCTGGTCGTCGGGGGACCGATCGGCGGAACTCAGCTTTCCAGCCCGGGTGCGATCGCGATCGGCCCCGACGGGCTTTTGTATGTGGGGTCCTTTGGGTCGCAAACGGTGCTGCGGTTTGACCCGGAAACCGGCAGCATGGTCGACACGTTCGTCAACGATAGCAATCTGAACCAGGTCGCGGGAATCGCTTGGGGCCCCGACGGAAACCTTTACGTCGCCAGCCACGGCACCGGCGAAATTCATCGCTATGACGGTGAAACGGGTGCACGCATCGATGCTTCCAACGCGCCATTCATCAGCGGATTGTCGGGACCGATCGGACTGGTCTTTCACAACGACGGCAATCTGTACGTTTCCAATTACAACGACAACACCATCCGTCGCTACGACGCGGCGACGGGTGCGCCCGTCGGCGGTGGCACCTTTGTTGCGTCGGGCACGCTGGACGGCCCGGAATTCATGGCGTTCGGCAACGACGACTATCTTTACGTCGCCTCCTACAACGACGACAGCGTTTATCGGTTTGACGAAAGCGGCAATTTGGTCGACGCGGGCGCGTACATCAGCGGTGGCGGCTTGGACGGGCCGGTTGGTGTCTCGTTCGGTCCCGATGGATTGCTGTACGTCACCGGCGAAAACTCAAGCGACATTCGTCGATACGACACCAGCGGCCCCTCCGCCGTTTTTGTTGATGTCTTTACCGACAACGCATCCGCATCCGACTTCCGGACGCTGGTGTTCACACCATCGCACCAGGTCCAGGTCACCGAATCGGGCGCCAGCGGCAAACTTTGGTTCAGCAGCACCGGCAACGGCAGCACGACGACACTGCCAAGCTGGACCAAGGGATCGGTCGTCGAATTCGGCGGCAGCGGGCTGTCCTTTGACCCGACCGGTGATCCCGCCGATACCACCGCGGGTGAGTTTGCCGAGGTCTTTGACATCGACTCGTTTGCCAGTGGCGAAGACGTCGACGGTCTGCACTTTGTCGAAAAAGACATCACCATCGGCGGCGACAGCTATCCCGCGTTTGACCTGCAATCCGGTGACGTGCTGTTTAGCACCAAAGGTAGCCCGACACTGACCAGCACCAATTCCATCACCGTTGGCAAAGAGGACGTCGTCGTCTTCCGCCCGGATTCGCCCGGGGACTACAGCAGCGGCACGTTCACGATCCTCTTAGAAGACCCCATGGGTCAAGATTTGCGCGGCATCAGTTTGGTCGAAAGCGAGATGGAGTTCGCCGACGGCCAAACGCTGGCGGCCGGCACGTTCGTCTTTGTCACCAGCGGTGGCAGCCAAGACAGCAATGTGTACTACTACCAAGTCGACGACGTGGGCGAGGCAACGACCGGCGGCACGTCCGGCTTGCTGATCAATGGGGCGGACATCAACATCAGCGACAAGCTGTACGGCGTCGAAATCATCGAAAAGACCACGACGATCGGCGGACATACGTTCCAAGAAGGCCAAATCTTGTTGGCTTTGGATTCCGCCGGCGACGTCGGATCGAACACCCTAAGCGCGGAAGCCAACGACGTCTTCGTCTTGGACGTGACGCAAACGGCACTGGCTGGAACCACACAAGCCACCGCGACGAAACTGCTGGACGGCAGCGACGTCGAACTTGGTGACAGCAACGAATCCATCGATGCGATCGCGCTGCTTCGCGTGGCCAATCGCCCCACCGATATCCAAGTCAGCAACGACAATATCGACGAGAACGTCAACACCAGTGGCGGCCACGTCGTGGGAACCCTTTCGGCCGTCGATCCCAGCTTGACCGACACTCACACATTTGAAGTGGTCGGCGGTGTCGACGAGTCCAAGTTCTCGGTTTCGGGATCCAACCTTGTGCTCACAGACGGGATTTTGGATTACGAAGCCCAAACGCAATACAACGTCGTTGTGAAAGTCACCGACAGCGACGGCAATGAACTGCTGAAAAGTCTCACGATCGACGTCAACAACCTGAACGACGTCGTGCCGGTCGTCGATGCGAACCAATCCTTCAGCGTCTCGGAAACCGCCAACGTCGGAACCTCACTCGGTTTCATCACGGCGACCGACCCCGATGGCACGCTTCAAAATTGGATCATGTCCTCGGGTAATGATCACGGTCTGTTCGGCCTGAATTCCAGTACGGGCGAACTGACGGTCGTCAACAACGTCAACTTGGATCATGAGTTCCAGGCCACCTATACCCTGACCATCATGGTCCAAGACGGCCAAAACACATCATCGTCCCAGACCGTCACGGTCAATGTCTTGGATGCCAACGACACGGTCCCCGTCATCAATCCTGGGCAAACGTTCGGGGTTTCCGAATCGGCATCCAATGGTACTGCGGTCGGAAACGCCACGGCCACCGATTCCGATGGAACGCTGCAGGGCTGGACGATTACCGCCGGCAACGGTAATGGCATTTTTGCGATCAACGCCAGTAGCGGCCAGATCACCATCGCCGACAACACCAACCTGGATCATGAGTCGGCCGACAGCTACACGTTGACGCTGCAAGTCAGCGACGGAGCCAACACGTCCGCGACGCAGACGATCACGATCAATGTCACCGACGTCAACGATGTCGTTCCGGTCATTGATGCCGGTCAGACATTCACCGTGGCCGAGAACGTCGCCGACAATCATGTCGTGGGCACCGCCACGGCCACCGATTCCGATGGAACGCTGCAGGGCTGGACGATCACCGCCGGCAACGGCGATGGCATTTTTGCGATCAACGCCAGTAGCGGCCAAATCACCATCGCCGACAACTCCAACCTGGATCATGAATCGACCGACAGCTACACGTTGACACTGCAGGTCAGCGACGGAGCCAACACGTCCGCAACGCAGACCGTGACGATCAATGTCACCGACGTCAACGATGTCGTTCCCGTCATCAATCCTGGGCAAACATTCGCGGTTTCCGAATCAGCATCCAATGGTACTGCGGTCGGAAACGCCACGGCCACCGATTCCGATGGAACGCTGCAGGGCTGGACGATCACCGCCGGCAACGGCGATGGCATTTTTGCGATCAACGCCAGTAGCGGCCAAATCACCATCGCCGACAACTCCAACCTGGATCATGAGTCGACCGACAGCTACACGTTGACGCTGCAAGTCAGCGACGGGGCCAACACGTCCGCGACGCAAACCGTGACGATCAATGTCACCGACGTCAACGATGTCGTGCCGGTCATTGATGCCGGTCAGACATTCACCGTGGCCGAGAACGTCGCCGACAATCATGTCGTGGGCACCGCCACGGCAACCGACAGCGATGGAACCCTGCAAGGCTGGACGATCACCGCCGGAAACGGCGATGGCATCTTTGCGATCAACGCCAGTAGCGGCCAGATCACCATCGCCGACAACACCAACCTGGATCATGAATCGACCGACAGCTACACGTTGACACTGCAAGTCAGCGACGGAACCAACACGTCCGCGACGCAGACGATCACGATCAATGTCACCGACGTCAACGATGTCGTTCCGGTGATTGATGCCGGTCAGACCTTCACCGTGGCCGAGAACGTCGCCGATAATCATGTCGTGGGAACCGCCACCGCGACCGATTCCGATGGAACTTTGCAAGGCTGGACGATCACCGCCGGCAACGGCGATGGCATTTTTGCGATCAACGCCAGTAGCGGCCAGATCACGATTGCCGACAACACCAACCTGGATCATGAATCGACCGACAGCTACACGTTGACACTGCAAGTCAACGACGGAACCAACACCTCCGCGACGCAAACCGTGACGATCAATGTCACCGACGTCAACGATGTCGTGCCGGTCATTGATGCCGGCCAGACCTTCACCGTGGCAGAAAACGTCGCCGATAATCATGTCGTGGGAACCGCCACGGCCACCGATTCCGATGGAACGCTGCAGGGCTGGACAATCACCGCCGGCAACGGTGACGGCATCTTTGCGATCAACGCCGGTAGCGGCCAGATCACGATCGCCGACAACAGCAATCTGGATCATGAATCGACCGACAGCTACACGCTGACGCTGCAGGTCAGCGACGGGGCCAACACGTCCGCGACGCAGACGATCACGATCAATGTCACCGACGTCAACGATGTCGTGCCGGTCATTGATGCCGGCCAGACCTTCACCGTGGCCGAAAACGTCGCCGACAACCATGTCGTGGGAACCGCCACGGCCACCGATTCCGATGGAACGCTGCAGGGCTGGACGATCACCGCAGGCAACGGCGATGGCATCTTTGCGATCAACGCCAGTAGCGGCCAAATCACCATCGCCGACAACACCAACCTGGATCATGAATCGACCGACAGCTACACGTTGACACTGCAGGTCAGCGACGGGGCCAACACGTCCGCGACGCAGACGATCACGATCAATGTGACCGACGTCAACGATGTCGTGCCGGTCATTGATGCCGGTCAGACCTTCACCGTGGCCGAGAACGTCGCCGATAATCATGTCGTGGGAACCGCCACGGCGACCGATCCCGATGGAACACTGCAGGGCTGGACGGTCACCGCCGGCAACGGCGACGGCATCTTTGCGATCAACGCCGGTAGCGGCCAGATCACGATCGCCGACAACAGCAATCTGGATCATGAATCGACCGACAGCTACACGCTGACGCTGCAGGTCAGCGACGGGGCCAACACGTCCGCGACGCAGACGATCACGATCAATGTCACCGACGTCAACGATGTCGTGCCGGTCATTGATGCCGGCCAGACCTTCACCGTGGCCGAAAACGTCGCCGACAACCATGTCGTGGGAACCGTCACGGCCACCGATTCCGATGGAACGCTGCAGGGCTGGACGATCACCGCCGGCAACGGTGACGGCATCTTTGCGATCAACGCCAGTAGCGGCCAGATCACCATCGCCGACAACACCGACCTGGATCATGAGTCGACCGACAGCTACACGTTGACGCTGCAAGTCAGCGACGGAGCCAACACGTCCGCGACGCAAACCGTGACGATCAATGTCACCGACGTCAACGATGTCGTTCCGGTCATTGATGCCGGCCAGACCTTCACCGTGGCAGAAAACGTCGCCGACAACCATGTCGTGGGAACCGCAACGGCCACCGACAGCGATGGAACGCTGCAAGGCTGGACAATCACCGCCGGAAACGGCGACGGCATCTTTGCGATCAACGCCAGTAGCGGCCAGATCACGATTGCCGACAACACCAACCTGGATCATGAATCGACCGACAGCTACACGTTGACACTGCAAGTCAGCGACGGAGCCAACACGTCCGCGACGCAGACGATCACGATCAATGTCACCGACGTGAATGAAGCCGCAACGGGAACGCCCGGCATCACGGGATCGGCGATGACTGGCCAGACCTTATCCGTCGACATGTCATCCGTTTCGGACCCCGAAGGCATCCAATCGGAAGCCTTTCAGTGGTACGCCGACGGCGTCTCGCTGATCGGTCAAACCGGTTCGACGATCACACTGAACGCCGCGCACGTCGGCAAGGCGATCAGTGTCTCGGTCGTGGTCACCGACAACACCGGGAACACCGAATCCGCTCTGTCCAGCAATCCAACGACGCCGGTCGGCCTGACCAACGCTGCGCCAACCGACATCGTTATCAGTGGATCCCAGATCCAAGAAGGTGTTGACGGCGATGTCCTGGGTGCGATCTCGGTGGTCGACCCCGATGTGATCGACACACATGTCTGGTCGGTCGACGACGGTCGCTTTGAAATTGCCGCAGGCCAGCTTCGTCTGAAGGCGGGCCAATCGATCGACTACGACGTCGAAAGCACGCTTTTCTTGACCGTATCGGTGACCGACCGGGGAGGTTCCGGAGCCACCTACACCGAAACGATTCGCGTGGATGTCCAGGAATCGTTGATCATCCTGCCGCCGGCTTTGACGCTGACGAGCGAACCGGACCCGGATCCCGAACCGGCCGATGCATCGGAGGACCCGGGCGAATCCAATGAATCCGCCGATGCGGAAGAAGTCGCCGAAGAAAAAGCCGACGAGGCCGAGACAGCCGAAGCCGAATCATCCGACAGCGAATCGTCCGATTCCGAGTCGGTGTCATCCCAGGCGATGATCCGTCAAGACGACGGGGCCACGGCCGATCCAAGCGGCGAAGGTAACGCGAACGGTGCCGTTGTCGATGTTCTGCAATTGCAGTTCACCGATGCCCAAACCAGTGGCGACGTCCAGCGAACCAACGTACGCGGTGAAGGCGATTCTCGCGGATCCAGTTCCGACAATCCGAACGGCGATGGCGATGAAAACTCGTCGATCGATTTCGCGCTTGCATCAACACTGGGCGGCGAAACGGAAATGCGGCAATGGAAAGCGATGGACCAGTTACGTGACGACCTGCTGGGCGACGTCCAGTACGAATCCATCGTGGTCGGCTTTGCCGTATCGACGGCCGTCGCTGTCAGCATCGGACAAGCGGTCTGGGTGGTCAACGCGGGTTATCTGGCAAGTTCGGCTTTGTTCGTGTTGCCGGCGTGGCGAACGTTGGACCCACTGCCCGTCCTGGACACGATGGACGGAAAATTTGATAACGACGATGAATCGTTGGACAGCATCTTGGACGACCCCGCCGATGCGGGCGAATGA